One Anaeromusa acidaminophila DSM 3853 genomic region harbors:
- a CDS encoding tyrosine-type recombinase/integrase gives MNGQYVTMPAAPASLLSPDSWSKEEFLQRFGEFLRLDVAHGRAAADTMATYLSHIRQFLLWCREEGLQPEQATVHQLKVYRQYLWEKKRYKVSTIALKLTALRRFYAAAVSRGILKENPASEVYAGEDRRARLQPQSFLSAADMQHLLSLIPKEGEEALRAKAILVLMALQGLRTVEIHRANVEDVDWNNGMMLVHGKKRDGYVYLREDVLAALDAYAKQRRPVLGDAQGTPLFVSVSRHHSGGRLSRCGIRDVIDHWFQEADLKKPGKSCHLLRHTCGTLLYQETKDLRIVQETLRHASPTTTAKYAHLDDQLSHRYTSKIPIQVD, from the coding sequence ATGAATGGGCAGTATGTAACCATGCCAGCGGCGCCAGCTTCTTTGTTGAGTCCAGATAGTTGGAGCAAAGAAGAATTTCTGCAACGCTTCGGTGAATTTCTCCGCTTGGACGTAGCTCATGGCCGCGCCGCCGCCGACACCATGGCCACCTATCTTTCTCATATCCGCCAGTTTCTCCTTTGGTGCCGCGAAGAAGGTCTGCAGCCAGAACAGGCTACAGTACACCAGTTGAAAGTATACCGCCAATACCTTTGGGAGAAAAAACGCTATAAAGTCAGCACCATTGCCTTAAAGCTAACAGCGCTGCGCCGTTTTTACGCAGCCGCCGTTTCCCGAGGCATTCTCAAAGAAAATCCGGCTTCAGAGGTGTACGCTGGCGAAGACCGCCGTGCCAGGCTGCAACCGCAGTCCTTTCTTAGCGCCGCCGATATGCAGCATTTATTATCGCTCATTCCCAAAGAAGGGGAGGAGGCGTTGCGCGCTAAAGCTATTTTGGTGCTTATGGCCTTACAAGGCTTGCGCACCGTAGAAATCCATCGCGCCAACGTCGAAGACGTTGATTGGAACAACGGCATGATGCTGGTACACGGCAAAAAAAGAGACGGCTATGTCTATCTGCGCGAGGATGTTCTTGCCGCGCTGGACGCCTATGCCAAACAGCGCCGCCCTGTACTAGGCGACGCGCAAGGCACGCCGCTTTTTGTTTCCGTCAGCCGTCATCATAGCGGCGGACGTCTTTCACGCTGCGGCATCCGTGATGTGATTGATCATTGGTTTCAAGAAGCCGATCTTAAGAAACCAGGGAAAAGCTGTCATTTACTGCGCCATACCTGCGGCACCTTGCTCTACCAGGAAACAAAAGATTTGCGCATTGTCCAAGAAACACTGCGTCATGCCAGCCCCACAACGACTGCTAAATACGCTCACCTAGATGATCAGCTGTCGCATCGCTATACCAGCAAAATTCCCATTCAAGTAGATTGA
- a CDS encoding GNAT family N-acetyltransferase: protein MNAQNPSYCIELIRAEETWPLRQEAMWPDKDISFVQLSGDENALHFGLFVTTAPNRKMLVSCLSVFSSDAALQLRKFATLPSQQQQGWGSKLLTYVLKEASLLAEGRVIVLDSRQEKEAFYASFGFQRTGEPFEKNARFYVRMKWH from the coding sequence ATGAATGCACAAAATCCGTCATATTGTATTGAATTGATTCGAGCAGAAGAAACCTGGCCGTTGCGCCAAGAAGCAATGTGGCCGGACAAGGATATTTCTTTTGTACAACTTTCCGGCGATGAAAATGCGCTGCATTTTGGTCTTTTCGTTACTACAGCACCGAATCGCAAAATGCTAGTTTCCTGCCTGTCTGTATTTAGCAGCGATGCGGCTTTGCAATTACGCAAGTTTGCCACACTGCCCTCGCAGCAGCAGCAAGGCTGGGGAAGTAAGTTGTTAACGTATGTGTTAAAGGAAGCATCACTGCTTGCCGAGGGACGAGTTATCGTACTGGATTCGCGCCAAGAAAAAGAAGCTTTTTACGCTTCTTTCGGCTTTCAGCGTACAGGAGAGCCCTTTGAGAAAAACGCTCGCTTCTATGTGCGCATGAAATGGCATTAA
- a CDS encoding OPT family oligopeptide transporter translates to MDKNKATSGAAGSCFLSEAAFLPLREGETYEPILKAQQKPKEATLYAVLLGLLFGAVFTVACTYMPLKVGQGVSADTPIAAMAIALAAVLKRNDALGENTLMECIGSTGSMDNSGLVFVLPALFILQLQATFAEMVWTTLLGGLLGIAYAIILRNYFVVHMHGHYPFPGSLATTEVLLSGAQGGGSLRVLLFSSLVGGAADFATNSFGWWNAAFTSRFCTFGSYLAEKYKLLFAINVEAAVLAIGYMTGWRYAVIIAGGSLFGWWVLLPFMASLSADNQAWLLGTGAEKVFQDMTPEAIFRQSVRFIGIGTLAMAGILGVLKMAPFIGLAFKEAIVGIWEDKKNTSSYVRTQQDVPIAWVVGLIALIALVFALLIHLNYGASWLQALLLTVVLLAGSFLFSVVGTTSIAFTSSEPVSGLTLLTLIIGAQAMLSTGLVGEVGILAVLLMATVVCGCLWMTGCFVGDLKVAFWLGITPKTLQIWKVISTLVSAFIAAGVMLLLAKSMGFSGPGALAAPQANAVAAVIGPLMSGQEAPWTLYLAGAVLAVLLDRLKVPALAFGLGLYIPLELNMPLLAGGGIAYLMAHSSRDAILNQWRQRRGILISSGFIAGGSIMGVCSAGLRVMGYDFSQLSWGSTETPELYSLVMYVCLCGFFIWYSRRGKPTV, encoded by the coding sequence ATGGATAAAAATAAAGCAACTTCCGGCGCTGCGGGTTCTTGTTTCTTGTCGGAGGCGGCCTTTCTTCCGCTGCGTGAAGGAGAAACCTATGAGCCAATATTAAAGGCGCAGCAAAAGCCCAAAGAAGCGACGCTTTACGCGGTACTCTTAGGCTTGCTTTTCGGCGCCGTTTTTACAGTGGCTTGCACCTATATGCCTCTAAAAGTGGGTCAAGGGGTTTCGGCGGATACGCCTATTGCCGCCATGGCGATTGCTCTGGCGGCAGTATTGAAGAGAAACGATGCGTTGGGAGAAAATACATTGATGGAATGCATCGGCTCTACCGGATCTATGGACAATTCCGGCCTGGTTTTCGTGCTCCCGGCTTTGTTTATTCTGCAGCTGCAGGCCACCTTTGCGGAAATGGTCTGGACTACGCTCTTGGGCGGCCTTTTGGGTATTGCCTACGCCATTATTTTGCGCAATTATTTTGTGGTACATATGCACGGTCATTACCCGTTCCCCGGCTCTTTGGCGACGACAGAGGTTCTCTTGTCCGGGGCCCAAGGAGGCGGCAGTCTGCGCGTGCTTTTGTTTAGCAGCTTAGTAGGCGGTGCAGCTGATTTTGCTACGAACTCCTTTGGTTGGTGGAATGCAGCGTTTACTTCTCGCTTTTGTACGTTTGGCAGCTATTTGGCGGAAAAATATAAGCTTCTTTTTGCCATTAATGTAGAGGCCGCTGTTTTGGCCATAGGCTATATGACTGGCTGGCGTTATGCGGTTATTATCGCTGGCGGCTCCTTGTTTGGCTGGTGGGTTCTGCTCCCCTTTATGGCTTCTTTATCGGCAGACAATCAAGCTTGGCTTCTTGGAACTGGTGCGGAAAAAGTATTTCAAGATATGACGCCAGAAGCTATTTTTCGGCAATCTGTTCGCTTTATCGGTATTGGGACCTTGGCGATGGCAGGCATTCTGGGGGTTTTAAAGATGGCTCCTTTTATCGGCCTTGCCTTTAAGGAAGCGATCGTAGGCATATGGGAAGACAAAAAAAATACATCCTCCTATGTGAGGACGCAACAAGATGTTCCTATAGCTTGGGTAGTGGGATTAATTGCATTGATTGCCTTGGTGTTTGCTTTGCTCATTCACCTCAACTATGGAGCTAGCTGGCTGCAAGCGCTTCTTTTAACGGTGGTGCTGCTGGCAGGGTCTTTTCTTTTTTCCGTCGTAGGAACTACGTCCATTGCCTTTACTTCTTCAGAGCCTGTATCCGGTTTAACTTTATTGACTTTGATTATTGGCGCACAAGCTATGCTCAGCACGGGCTTAGTCGGCGAGGTCGGCATTTTAGCGGTGCTTCTTATGGCTACGGTCGTTTGCGGCTGTCTCTGGATGACGGGATGCTTTGTGGGGGATTTAAAAGTAGCCTTTTGGCTTGGAATTACACCGAAGACGCTGCAAATTTGGAAGGTTATCAGCACCCTGGTTTCCGCGTTCATTGCCGCCGGAGTTATGTTGCTTCTTGCTAAAAGCATGGGCTTCAGCGGTCCGGGGGCCTTGGCGGCTCCTCAAGCCAATGCGGTAGCCGCGGTCATCGGGCCGCTCATGTCCGGTCAGGAGGCTCCTTGGACGTTATATCTTGCGGGCGCTGTATTGGCTGTGTTGTTAGACCGGCTAAAGGTGCCGGCGTTGGCGTTTGGGTTAGGTTTATATATTCCGTTGGAGCTCAATATGCCGTTATTGGCTGGTGGCGGTATTGCCTATCTCATGGCGCATAGCAGCCGCGATGCGATTTTGAATCAATGGCGTCAGCGCCGGGGCATTCTCATTAGCTCCGGTTTTATTGCCGGCGGTTCGATCATGGGCGTATGCAGCGCCGGATTGCGAGTGATGGGTTATGACTTCAGCCAGCTTTCTTGGGGAAGCACGGAAACTCCGGAATTATATTCCTTGGTAATGTATGTTTGCTTGTGCGGTTTTTTTATTTGGTATAGTCGGCGCGGCAAGCCGACTGTCTAA
- the fliB gene encoding flagellin lysine-N-methylase, with amino-acid sequence MKFEKVFEPTYFQHFSCNGQECQDTCCAGWDIVIDAATLRQYTSCKDPNLKTLFSKHLDCNRDPGNSIQGYMKLEQQRCPFLTQEHLCLIQQRLGEDALSLTCSTYPRTFNQVDGVLERSLCVSCIQAAQLILLNKEPMQFIKKDELTTLRSRAVATIHSSSQIALKPYAYFSPIREFVIELLQNRDYLLWQRLSLLSVFCSRLTQVQEEYYDEDIPYLLSYFRDKIQHDDFRQAMNVFETDLETQLQVVTALLNYRMQGEFLGERFQECMHDFMQGIGLKDYTIDIEAVEAYILAKEQYYAPFLKSHEYLLENYLVNSAFQKLFPLGPQENGITAPIEIYEEYIILTLHYAILQTLLIGMTGFHKERFNLNQAVNLIQTYEKTIGHNLSFRVQAIKFIKTLQMDTTGGMSVLIKI; translated from the coding sequence TTGAAATTCGAAAAAGTATTTGAACCAACATATTTTCAGCATTTTTCCTGCAACGGACAAGAATGCCAAGATACTTGCTGCGCAGGATGGGATATCGTTATTGATGCTGCTACGCTCCGCCAATATACGTCCTGTAAGGATCCAAATTTGAAAACTCTTTTTAGTAAGCATCTTGATTGCAATAGAGATCCAGGAAATTCCATTCAGGGTTATATGAAGTTAGAGCAGCAGAGATGTCCTTTCTTAACACAAGAACACCTCTGCCTGATTCAACAGCGACTAGGAGAAGATGCACTATCGCTAACCTGTTCAACGTATCCCCGAACCTTTAACCAAGTAGATGGAGTCCTCGAACGATCTTTATGTGTTTCCTGCATTCAAGCCGCACAACTGATCTTATTGAACAAAGAACCTATGCAGTTTATAAAAAAAGACGAACTTACAACTTTGCGCTCCCGAGCGGTTGCCACTATCCACTCATCCTCCCAAATTGCACTGAAACCGTATGCGTATTTTTCGCCTATCCGCGAGTTTGTGATTGAATTATTGCAAAACAGAGACTATCTTCTATGGCAGCGTTTAAGCCTACTGAGCGTTTTTTGCAGCCGCCTGACTCAAGTTCAAGAAGAATATTACGATGAAGATATTCCGTATTTACTTTCTTACTTTAGAGACAAAATTCAACATGATGACTTCCGTCAGGCCATGAATGTGTTTGAGACGGATTTAGAAACACAGCTGCAAGTAGTTACTGCGCTGTTGAATTATCGGATGCAAGGAGAGTTTTTAGGAGAACGGTTCCAAGAATGCATGCATGATTTTATGCAAGGAATTGGCTTAAAAGATTATACTATTGATATCGAAGCGGTGGAAGCATATATCCTAGCGAAGGAACAATATTATGCGCCTTTTCTCAAGTCCCACGAATATCTTTTGGAAAATTATTTGGTAAACAGTGCTTTTCAAAAACTATTTCCGCTAGGACCTCAAGAAAACGGGATAACAGCTCCTATTGAAATTTACGAAGAATATATTATTTTAACGTTGCATTACGCTATACTGCAAACACTGCTTATTGGCATGACCGGATTTCATAAAGAAAGGTTTAACTTGAACCAAGCAGTTAACTTGATTCAAACTTATGAAAAAAC